A region of Vitis vinifera cultivar Pinot Noir 40024 chromosome 15, ASM3070453v1 DNA encodes the following proteins:
- the LOC104881825 gene encoding agamous-like MADS-box protein AGL82, with translation MGLKKKTYEISTLCGVDACVIIYSWTSDDRPMEPIFWPSNPEEVKSIINRYKEHSKEERGLKTLDLSGFFEERIKKIQKDISKLGHQGADQTKYSTWDDRLNDLSVDQLREFVNALGTKLEVIKSRVELLKMSQTLLEGPALENPSYPNNAMPSTQSLHVPYLGMIDSMSLVPNPMTPMMNPRMTKVMMTSDNTNSSQFSGPSNGTNNTQYTPPLQHPFYYDPTSGLLENIVSSNPGPSSCYYPPAMLPPILPYIPNQMMMNVPQIARDYTPIA, from the coding sequence TCTATAGTTGGACGTCAGATGATCGCCCTATGGAGCCAATATTTTGGCCTTCAAATCCTGAGGAGGTGAAATCCATTATCAATAGGTACAAAGAACATAGCAAGGAGGAAAGAGGGTTGAAAACCCTAGATTTATCAGGCTTTTTCGAGGAAAGGATTAAGAAGATCCAGAAAGATATTTCAAAATTAGGTCACCAAGGTGCAGACCAGACTAAATACTCCACATGGGACGACCGATTGAATGATCTATCAGTGGATCAACTTAGGGAATTCGTGAATGCATTGGGCACTAAGCTTGAAGTCATCAAGTCTAGGGTTGAGTTACTGAAGATGAGTCAAACTCTCTTAGAAGGGCCTGCATTGGAAAACCCTAGTTATCCTAACAATGCAATGCCATCAACACAGAGCTTGCATGTTCCCTATCTAGGCATGATTGACTCAATGTCGTTAGTACCAAACCCTATGACTCCTATGATGAATCCAAGAATGACTAAGGTGATGATGACAAGCGACAACACTAATAGTTCTCAATTCAGTGGCCCATCTAACGGCACTAACAACACTCAATATACTCCGCCATTGCAACACCCATTTTACTATGATCCCACATCGGGACTTTTGGAGAATATAGTGTCCAGCAATCCTGGACCATCATCGTGCTACTACCCGCCTGCCATGCTACCACCAATACTTCCATACATCCCGAATCAAATGATGATGAATGTTCCTCAAATAGCCAGAGATTATACACCTATtgcataa